Proteins found in one Exiguobacterium sp. 9-2 genomic segment:
- the prsW gene encoding glutamic-type intramembrane protease PrsW → MIQIVFSGVAPGIALLTYFYLRHEHESEPVGYILRSFIFGILLVFPLMFIDYIVQTEFGGREEVQLIRTAVTEEFAKWFVVFYTVYIHQRFNDYYDGIIYAVACSLGFATLENILYLMVNGTVEHMLFRALLPVSGHALFAVIMGFFMGMAKFSPHPYRWLSLSITIPVFAHILFNLLILENGGISALPIVFMIILWTIGLFQVRGANRLNRRFKRKKQHSDGIE, encoded by the coding sequence GTGATTCAAATCGTTTTCTCCGGAGTTGCCCCAGGCATCGCACTCCTAACTTATTTTTATCTACGTCACGAACATGAATCAGAGCCCGTTGGATATATCCTTCGAAGCTTCATTTTTGGAATTTTACTCGTTTTTCCCTTGATGTTCATCGACTACATCGTTCAAACGGAGTTTGGTGGGCGTGAAGAGGTGCAATTGATTCGAACAGCAGTCACAGAAGAGTTTGCAAAATGGTTCGTCGTCTTTTATACCGTGTATATCCATCAACGGTTTAATGATTATTATGATGGGATCATCTATGCCGTAGCGTGCTCGCTTGGATTTGCTACCCTTGAGAACATCTTATATCTGATGGTGAATGGAACGGTCGAACACATGCTATTCCGAGCTTTACTACCGGTATCCGGTCATGCTTTGTTTGCTGTCATCATGGGTTTCTTCATGGGAATGGCGAAATTCTCGCCTCACCCGTATCGGTGGTTGTCCTTATCGATAACGATTCCGGTATTTGCACATATCTTATTTAATTTGTTAATATTGGAAAATGGTGGTATATCTGCTTTGCCAATCGTCTTCATGATCATTTTATGGACGATCGGATTATTTCAAGTACGAGGTGCCAACCGTTTGAATCGTCGATTCAAACGAAAAAAACAACATTCAGATGGCATCGAATAG
- a CDS encoding asparaginase translates to MKSLLLIHTGGTIAMAQDHSGHVLPNDINPLDASLPRATDIANITTRHFSNLPSPHMTPDIMLRLAHFIESELAKEHYDGVVITHGTDTLEETAYFLHLTIGAPVPIVLTGAMRSSNEVGSDGEFNLITALRVAVSEAACEKGVLVVFNGEIHSAFNVTKTHTSSVDTFKSVHFGNLGMVTKDHVYLFNTPLLKQTHMVTSLSKRVAVLKVYAGMEPDLLLAVKQLGYDGLVLEVLGQGNVPPSIVDAIAELIAVMPIVIVSRCFNGIVQDVYGYTGGGQQLKEIGVIFSNGLNSQKARLKLMIELEINSTQSELEESFRVE, encoded by the coding sequence ATGAAATCATTATTATTAATTCATACGGGTGGAACGATTGCGATGGCGCAAGATCACTCTGGTCACGTCTTACCGAATGACATCAATCCACTGGATGCTTCACTACCTCGAGCGACGGATATCGCAAACATCACAACGCGTCATTTTTCAAATTTACCTTCTCCACATATGACGCCCGACATCATGCTACGTTTGGCACACTTCATCGAAAGTGAACTTGCTAAGGAACACTACGATGGAGTCGTCATCACCCATGGGACGGATACACTTGAAGAGACAGCTTATTTCTTGCATTTGACAATTGGTGCACCTGTTCCGATTGTTTTGACTGGAGCCATGCGTTCATCCAACGAAGTCGGATCGGATGGCGAGTTTAATTTGATCACGGCACTCCGTGTCGCAGTCAGTGAAGCAGCGTGTGAAAAAGGTGTTCTCGTCGTATTTAATGGTGAGATTCATTCGGCATTCAACGTCACGAAAACGCATACGTCATCCGTCGATACGTTTAAATCGGTTCACTTCGGAAATCTTGGCATGGTGACGAAAGATCACGTTTACCTATTCAACACGCCACTTCTGAAGCAAACACATATGGTAACCTCGCTCTCTAAACGTGTTGCTGTTTTGAAAGTATATGCCGGAATGGAACCAGATTTATTACTAGCCGTGAAACAACTCGGTTACGATGGACTCGTACTTGAAGTTCTCGGTCAAGGGAACGTCCCTCCGAGTATCGTCGATGCCATTGCCGAATTGATCGCAGTCATGCCGATCGTCATCGTTAGTCGATGCTTCAATGGAATCGTGCAAGATGTTTATGGATATACAGGTGGCGGTCAACAGTTAAAAGAGATCGGTGTCATTTTCTCAAATGGACTGAACTCACAAAAAGCACGACTTAAATTAATGATTGAACTCGAAATCAATTCGACCCAATCAGAACTCGAAGAGTCATTCAGGGTCGAATAA